In Leptolyngbya sp. CCY15150, one DNA window encodes the following:
- a CDS encoding C39 family peptidase, translated as MPKAIAELNTVLKKEVLGSGDLADSEKIYVPQGQAFFVSDYSPDRNQHMRLVLASPLTAQDKVHKLQVVYAYEPHIKLEGATPQVNDLNQLIKLPVKYCSQLNNDTAIFGPGWRQCNTTSNTMLADYLLKGALTEKAKQSGYQEPESVFMRIVGKYGDTIDHGAQTQALRALGIESYFSYSLSAKDVLASLKVGVPIVVGFAYKGSGHICVIVGHDPVKKAWLVHDPYGTRHGSSNSYDVGVGGIFDEYTYDTMQRIFWDQGGESGWGRIVTSVRGKATGLPTGL; from the coding sequence ATGCCGAAAGCGATCGCTGAACTGAACACTGTGCTCAAGAAAGAAGTGCTGGGATCCGGTGACCTAGCCGACTCCGAAAAAATCTATGTGCCCCAAGGACAGGCATTTTTTGTATCGGACTATTCCCCCGATCGCAATCAGCATATGCGATTAGTTCTTGCATCTCCGCTCACCGCTCAAGACAAGGTGCATAAGCTACAGGTCGTCTATGCCTATGAGCCCCACATCAAGCTTGAGGGGGCAACGCCCCAGGTCAATGATCTCAACCAACTGATTAAGCTGCCGGTGAAGTATTGCTCCCAACTCAATAACGACACGGCGATCTTTGGCCCCGGTTGGCGGCAGTGCAACACCACGAGTAACACCATGCTGGCCGATTATTTGCTCAAGGGAGCCCTGACGGAAAAGGCCAAGCAGTCGGGATATCAGGAGCCGGAGTCAGTGTTTATGCGCATTGTTGGCAAGTATGGCGACACCATCGATCACGGTGCGCAAACGCAAGCGTTGAGAGCCCTGGGCATTGAGTCCTATTTCAGCTATTCTTTGTCGGCTAAGGATGTGCTTGCTTCGCTGAAGGTGGGCGTTCCCATTGTGGTGGGCTTTGCCTATAAGGGATCAGGCCATATTTGCGTCATTGTTGGCCATGATCCGGTGAAGAAGGCTTGGTTGGTGCATGATCCCTACGGCACGCGCCATGGTTCTAGCAATTCCTATGATGTGGGCGTTGGGGGAATTTTTGATGAATACACCTACGACACCATGCAGCGAATTTTTTGGGATCAGGGAGGCGAATCGGGCTGGGGGCGCATTGTCACTAGCGTGCGTGGCAAGGCCACCGGGCTACCCACCGGACTCTAG
- the rnc gene encoding ribonuclease III encodes MTLQNPRRQKELGRLISILGLESSLKLDWHLLDLALTHSTFSKDNYEELEFVGDAVLRLAAAEFLLDQRPRMSAGEMTAIRSILVSDRNLAKIADAYNLQRYLLADNSALSDPQGQEARLAASFEAVLAALYLSTHDLTLIRPWLDGHLKTLMDEIRSDPALQNYKGALQELTNARYKTLPEYRVTELSQVDGDIERFEAEVWLQEQRLGVGRGPSKKTAEQAAAQVAFLTLRQGDDSATPSKPPA; translated from the coding sequence ATGACGCTTCAGAATCCTCGCCGGCAAAAAGAGCTAGGGCGGTTAATCAGCATATTAGGTCTTGAGTCTTCCCTGAAGCTCGACTGGCATCTGCTCGATCTAGCCCTCACCCATTCAACCTTCTCGAAAGACAACTATGAAGAGCTAGAGTTTGTGGGCGATGCGGTGCTGCGCTTGGCGGCGGCTGAGTTTTTGCTCGATCAACGGCCGCGTATGTCAGCGGGGGAGATGACGGCAATTCGTTCTATTCTGGTGAGCGATCGCAATCTCGCAAAAATTGCTGATGCCTATAATCTCCAGCGCTACCTCCTTGCTGACAACAGCGCCCTGAGCGATCCTCAAGGACAGGAAGCCCGCCTAGCAGCCTCCTTTGAAGCGGTTTTGGCGGCTCTCTACCTCAGCACCCATGACCTGACGTTGATTCGTCCTTGGCTCGATGGTCATCTCAAAACCTTGATGGATGAAATTCGCAGCGATCCAGCGTTGCAAAACTATAAAGGTGCGCTGCAGGAGTTGACCAATGCCCGCTACAAAACGCTGCCAGAGTATCGGGTGACGGAACTCAGCCAAGTGGATGGCGATATAGAACGCTTTGAGGCAGAAGTCTGGCTTCAGGAGCAGCGGCTGGGCGTGGGCCGTGGGCCATCCAAAAAAACGGCAGAACAGGCCGCGGCCCAGGTAGCATTTCTCACCCTCCGCCAAGGGGATGATTCGGCAACCCCTTCCAAGCCTCCGGCTTGA
- a CDS encoding AzlD domain-containing protein: MLTPSQEVLLISSMAIATLAIRAVPIVMSGRIVLSDRMLQLLRYVPPVVLTAIIVPAVLMDGQQIALTYTNPRLIGAIAAIGVGLWRKNLLLTIAVGMAVFFVWQAILAQL; encoded by the coding sequence ATGCTCACGCCTAGTCAAGAAGTTCTGTTAATTAGCAGTATGGCGATCGCCACCCTTGCCATTCGTGCGGTACCCATCGTTATGAGTGGACGCATTGTTCTGTCTGACCGGATGCTGCAACTGTTGCGCTACGTGCCGCCGGTGGTGCTCACCGCGATTATTGTGCCGGCGGTGCTCATGGACGGTCAACAGATTGCCCTTACCTACACCAATCCCCGGCTCATTGGGGCGATCGCTGCCATTGGGGTAGGGCTATGGCGCAAAAATTTACTGCTCACCATCGCTGTCGGCATGGCCGTCTTTTTCGTCTGGCAGGCGATCTTGGCCCAGCTCTGA
- a CDS encoding AzlC family ABC transporter permease, which yields MNPSSDRVPSPRHEVLSGMRGILPLVIGAVPFGIIFGTLASGSGLSAAGAMGMSIFVFAGSSQFIALGLLASGTAIPLVIVTTIVVNVRHLLYSISMMPHLRHDSLAWKLLLSFWLTDENFAVAIARYNQADSSPHKHWYSLGAGVLMYGNWLLCTGLGITLGQQIPTNLGLDFAMAVTFIGMVIPYVVTRPMGVAVGVAGSVALLAHGLPHQLGLMVASLVGILAGAIAESLQPPTVRPSSSD from the coding sequence ATGAACCCATCCAGCGATCGCGTTCCGTCTCCTAGGCATGAGGTTTTGAGCGGAATGCGCGGTATTCTACCCCTCGTGATTGGAGCTGTACCCTTTGGTATCATTTTTGGCACCCTAGCATCAGGTAGTGGTCTTTCAGCAGCGGGAGCCATGGGGATGTCGATCTTTGTGTTTGCCGGATCGTCCCAGTTTATTGCCTTAGGGTTATTGGCGAGCGGTACGGCCATTCCCTTGGTGATCGTGACGACGATTGTGGTCAACGTGCGACATCTGCTGTATTCCATTAGCATGATGCCGCATCTGCGCCACGATTCTCTAGCTTGGAAGCTGCTGCTGAGCTTTTGGTTGACCGATGAAAACTTTGCGGTAGCGATCGCCCGCTATAACCAAGCTGATTCCTCGCCCCATAAACATTGGTATAGTTTGGGGGCCGGTGTGTTGATGTATGGCAACTGGCTGCTTTGTACCGGATTGGGCATTACCCTGGGGCAGCAAATTCCTACCAATCTAGGCTTAGACTTTGCCATGGCCGTAACCTTTATCGGTATGGTGATTCCCTACGTAGTGACGCGCCCCATGGGTGTGGCGGTGGGCGTGGCGGGTAGCGTGGCGCTGCTGGCCCATGGCTTGCCCCATCAGTTGGGGCTCATGGTCGCCTCGCTGGTGGGAATTTTGGCCGGGGCGATCGCCGAATCCTTGCAGCCCCCCACCGTTCGTCCCTCGTCTAGCGATTAG
- a CDS encoding YdcF family protein, translating into MAGTRRWIKAIAGVAVIGLLLQLFIESPWSKPILTWGLMEFLPADSGAEVDAIVVLGRGSSGFLMETRTAIATQLWQSGRAPMIVASGRPEARAMMEHLQKEEGVPTTALLGEVCSETTEENALFTAALLQPTETKRILLLTDSPHMLRSFLTFRSLGFDVIPYPTPFSKGGDTIFSGRVLSKEYRGLLGYAAVGRFLPRSFDNSWYLDSDRLQEALEGDCTVTLDEPS; encoded by the coding sequence ATGGCGGGTACTCGAAGATGGATTAAGGCGATCGCTGGTGTAGCGGTTATAGGTCTGTTACTACAGCTTTTCATCGAATCTCCCTGGAGTAAGCCTATCTTGACCTGGGGATTGATGGAATTCTTACCTGCCGATTCAGGGGCGGAGGTGGATGCCATTGTGGTGTTGGGGCGAGGTTCTTCTGGCTTCTTGATGGAAACTCGGACAGCGATCGCCACCCAGCTTTGGCAATCCGGTCGCGCACCGATGATTGTGGCTAGCGGTCGGCCGGAAGCACGAGCTATGATGGAGCACTTACAGAAGGAAGAGGGTGTTCCGACTACCGCACTCCTAGGGGAAGTTTGTTCAGAAACCACCGAAGAAAACGCGCTGTTTACGGCTGCCCTCTTGCAGCCCACCGAGACAAAGCGTATTTTGCTATTGACGGACTCTCCCCATATGCTGCGATCGTTCCTGACGTTTCGTAGTTTAGGGTTTGACGTCATTCCCTATCCCACGCCTTTTTCCAAGGGCGGGGATACGATCTTTTCTGGACGTGTCTTATCTAAAGAGTATCGGGGTCTCTTGGGCTACGCCGCGGTAGGGCGGTTCCTGCCCCGCTCCTTCGATAATTCTTGGTACTTAGATAGCGATCGCTTACAGGAGGCTCTAGAAGGCGATTGCACGGTTACGCTCGACGAGCCTTCCTAA
- a CDS encoding nuclear transport factor 2 family protein gives MSEASVHTLTIAKIAFQDFSHGLSSGDWSLFLDRLSEDFTFWFPAGPFQGWNHGRERAETFFALVSVMFPEGLTLTVQQVTSNATTVVFEVRSQGVLSGQPYENQAAIAFDVKDNKIASYREYLGVVVQLGR, from the coding sequence ATGAGTGAAGCAAGTGTCCATACGTTGACTATCGCAAAGATAGCCTTTCAGGACTTTTCCCATGGCTTATCTAGCGGTGACTGGTCTTTATTTTTAGATCGCCTGAGTGAAGATTTTACATTCTGGTTCCCCGCTGGCCCGTTTCAAGGATGGAACCATGGACGAGAAAGAGCGGAGACGTTTTTTGCGTTGGTTTCTGTTATGTTTCCGGAAGGGCTAACCCTAACTGTTCAACAGGTAACATCCAATGCCACAACCGTTGTCTTTGAAGTTCGTTCTCAAGGTGTTTTATCCGGACAGCCTTACGAAAACCAGGCAGCGATCGCCTTTGATGTTAAAGATAACAAAATTGCTTCCTATCGAGAATATCTAGGAGTTGTAGTTCAACTAGGACGATAG